In Fimbriiglobus ruber, a genomic segment contains:
- a CDS encoding IPT/TIG domain-containing protein, with the protein MVDITGADLGGATAVDFGGLPADVVADTATEIVVFSPADGAGTVDITVTTAGGTSATGAGDHFTYLSPPPPPPAAPTVTGVSPASGSTAGGTVVDITGADLGGATAVDFGGLPADVVADTATEIVVFSPADAAGTVDVTVTTAAGISATTAADQFTNLSPPTAAPTVTGVGPASGSTAGDTTVDITGTNLDGAAAVDFGGAAATIVSDTGTQIVVLSPAGTAGVVDVTVTTAAGTSATSAADQFTYAAAVVPPIVPPTSPPPPVVPPTSPPPSPPVVPPVSSPPAVPPVSPPPPAVPPTPKTALVGYPEFAVGADAGGTGTVSVYNADGSVANIATPFGASYTAGVRVAVADLNNDGSPELIAGTGPGVENQVVILDGTTHQQLASFEPFEATFTDGVFVTTGDVNGDGVPDLIVTPDQSGGPIVAVYDGAALGRGQVVQLARFFGINDPNFRGGDRAALGDINGDGVADLIVSAGFGGGPRVAIYNGATIASGAPTELMPDFFAFESSLRNGVYVTAGDLTGKGYADLIFGAGPGGAPRVRAVDPAVLLSAAGNFQSLDDPAVSGAGLADFFSGDPTTRGGARVAVANLDGDAKADVIVGSGTGTASTVTAYTGAAIAANPTDPAADLNFDALPGFTGGVFVG; encoded by the coding sequence GTGGTCGACATCACCGGGGCCGACCTGGGCGGGGCCACGGCCGTCGACTTCGGGGGCCTCCCGGCCGACGTTGTGGCCGACACGGCCACCGAGATCGTGGTGTTCAGCCCGGCCGACGGGGCCGGCACGGTCGACATCACGGTGACGACCGCCGGGGGCACGTCGGCGACAGGAGCCGGCGACCACTTCACCTACCTGTCGCCCCCGCCCCCGCCGCCCGCGGCCCCGACGGTGACCGGGGTGAGCCCGGCGTCCGGGTCGACGGCCGGGGGGACCGTGGTCGACATCACCGGGGCCGACCTGGGCGGGGCCACGGCCGTCGACTTCGGGGGCCTCCCGGCCGACGTTGTGGCCGACACGGCCACCGAGATCGTGGTGTTCAGCCCGGCCGACGCGGCTGGCACCGTCGATGTCACAGTGACAACTGCGGCCGGTATCTCCGCCACCACGGCCGCCGACCAGTTCACGAACCTGTCCCCGCCGACTGCGGCCCCGACCGTGACCGGGGTCGGTCCGGCGTCCGGGTCGACCGCCGGGGACACCACGGTCGACATCACCGGGACGAACCTGGACGGCGCCGCGGCCGTCGATTTTGGCGGCGCCGCGGCCACGATCGTCAGCGACACGGGCACCCAGATCGTGGTACTCAGCCCGGCCGGCACCGCGGGCGTGGTCGACGTGACGGTGACGACCGCGGCCGGCACCTCCGCCACGTCGGCCGCCGACCAGTTCACTTACGCGGCCGCGGTCGTCCCGCCGATCGTTCCGCCGACCAGTCCGCCCCCGCCCGTCGTTCCGCCGACCAGTCCGCCCCCGTCGCCGCCCGTCGTTCCGCCGGTCAGTTCGCCACCGGCCGTCCCGCCGGTCAGTCCGCCACCACCCGCCGTTCCCCCGACACCGAAGACAGCCCTGGTCGGGTACCCGGAGTTCGCCGTCGGGGCGGACGCCGGGGGGACCGGGACGGTCAGCGTGTACAACGCGGACGGCTCGGTCGCCAATATCGCGACACCGTTCGGGGCGTCGTACACCGCCGGCGTCCGGGTTGCCGTCGCCGACTTGAACAACGACGGGTCGCCCGAACTGATCGCCGGGACCGGCCCCGGGGTCGAGAACCAGGTCGTCATCCTGGACGGCACCACCCACCAGCAACTGGCGTCGTTCGAGCCGTTCGAGGCGACGTTCACGGACGGCGTGTTCGTCACCACCGGGGACGTGAACGGGGACGGCGTCCCCGATCTCATCGTGACCCCGGACCAGTCCGGCGGGCCGATCGTCGCGGTTTACGACGGGGCCGCACTGGGCCGGGGACAGGTGGTCCAACTGGCCCGCTTTTTCGGCATCAACGACCCGAACTTCCGGGGCGGGGACCGGGCCGCCCTGGGCGACATCAACGGGGACGGGGTGGCCGACCTGATCGTGTCGGCCGGGTTCGGGGGCGGCCCGCGGGTCGCCATCTACAACGGCGCGACGATCGCGTCCGGCGCCCCGACCGAACTCATGCCGGACTTCTTCGCGTTCGAGAGTTCGCTCCGCAATGGGGTATACGTGACGGCCGGGGATCTGACCGGGAAGGGCTACGCCGACCTGATCTTCGGGGCCGGCCCGGGTGGCGCCCCGCGGGTCCGGGCGGTCGACCCGGCCGTCCTGCTATCGGCCGCCGGGAACTTCCAGTCGCTCGACGATCCGGCCGTGTCCGGGGCCGGGTTGGCCGACTTCTTCTCCGGCGACCCGACCACCCGGGGCGGGGCCCGCGTGGCCGTGGCGAACCTGGACGGGGACGCGAAGGCGGACGTGATCGTCGGGTCCGGAACCGGGACGGCGTCGACGGTCACCGCGTACACCGGGGCGGCGATCGCGGCCAACCCGACCGACCCGGCGGCCGACCTGAACTTCGACGCCCTGCCCGGGTTCACCGGCGGCGTGTTCGTCGGGTAA
- a CDS encoding IPT/TIG domain-containing protein: MNLSDGTFSIPVTLSGTPSIPLAAGFSEPSAMAAAAGNLYVADSSDNAVYKVTSSGVVDTVASGFNDPAGLALDVAGNLYVADYGDGTVFKVTPAGVKSVFASGFERPAGLAIDAAGNLYVSDSGSGNQYANDSSGRVVKVTPAGVSTAVATGLSDPTALAIAPDGTLYVVENGTQSSFNNSPDDDFPIAVVDEITSAGTVRLTQKAAISSMVYYAGNLLLSVGTQPGITQPGIYEITLNGAALPISGSGGPILAIDPVGRLYYSVGGQPNSSANSGEATVYQQGFTNSPPVTVPFSIGGTAIPGVDYSVTTPSPLTFAPGQTLVSITGQLIDTGPAGNGKTITLNLDTPTNAVLGTNASSTLTLSDTPVIGIFGSGTPSGSITGGKLITISGANLGNATVVDFGTTPATIVSDTATQIVVTTPAETAGTVDVTVTTPGGTTPSDGVQFTYLDVPTVTAVSPTSGSPTGGTTVTITGTNLSDPIATVVFGGSAATIVSDTATQVVVTSPAHPAGTVDVTVTTPGGTSATSAADHFTYVSAVSLTGYSQFAVGADAGGTGTVTVYNPDQSVAYTATPFGTSYTAGVRVAVADLNNDGAPELIAGTGPGVENQVVILDGKTHQPLVSFVPFEATFTGGVFVTTGDVNGDGVPDLIVTPDQSGGPIVAVYDGAALGKGQVVQVARFFGINDPSFRGGDRAALGDINGDGVADLIVSAGFGGGPRVAIYNGATIASGAPTELMPDFFAFESTLRNGVYVTAGDLTGKGYADLIFGAGPGGGPRVRAVDPAVLLAAGSFSTLDDAAVSTAGVADFFAGDPTSRGGVRVAVADLDGSNQASLVVGSGAGVAAAVTTYTGKAILANPASPTADFDLDPLPGFSGGVFVG; encoded by the coding sequence GTGAATTTGTCCGATGGTACGTTCAGCATTCCGGTCACACTGTCGGGTACACCATCCATTCCCCTCGCGGCCGGTTTCAGTGAACCCAGCGCCATGGCCGCCGCAGCCGGCAACCTGTACGTAGCCGATTCCAGTGACAACGCGGTCTACAAGGTGACATCTTCGGGCGTGGTCGATACGGTCGCGTCCGGTTTCAACGATCCCGCGGGCCTGGCGCTCGATGTGGCCGGCAACCTGTACGTAGCCGATTACGGAGACGGGACGGTCTTCAAGGTCACACCGGCAGGAGTGAAGAGTGTCTTCGCGTCCGGATTTGAAAGACCGGCCGGTTTGGCGATCGACGCGGCCGGCAATTTGTATGTTTCCGATTCCGGCAGCGGTAACCAGTACGCCAACGATTCGAGCGGTCGGGTCGTCAAGGTGACCCCGGCCGGCGTATCGACCGCCGTGGCGACCGGACTGTCCGACCCGACGGCGTTGGCGATCGCTCCGGACGGTACTTTGTACGTTGTAGAAAATGGCACGCAGTCATCATTTAATAATTCCCCAGATGATGATTTCCCGATCGCCGTGGTCGATGAAATAACCTCCGCGGGGACAGTTAGGCTAACTCAGAAAGCCGCAATTAGCAGCATGGTTTATTACGCCGGAAATCTTTTACTATCAGTCGGAACGCAGCCGGGGATAACGCAGCCGGGGATATACGAGATAACCTTGAATGGTGCGGCACTACCGATTTCGGGCTCAGGTGGTCCCATCCTGGCGATTGACCCGGTCGGACGGCTATATTACTCGGTCGGAGGCCAGCCTAACTCCTCCGCTAACTCCGGTGAAGCGACGGTCTATCAGCAGGGTTTTACAAATTCGCCGCCTGTAACAGTCCCGTTTTCGATCGGCGGCACGGCTATCCCCGGGGTCGACTACTCTGTTACGACGCCCAGTCCGCTCACCTTCGCGCCCGGGCAGACGCTTGTCTCTATCACAGGCCAATTGATCGATACCGGGCCGGCTGGCAACGGAAAAACAATCACGCTTAATCTGGATACACCAACAAATGCCGTTCTCGGTACTAATGCGTCTTCGACCCTGACCCTGTCCGACACGCCGGTGATCGGCATTTTCGGTTCGGGTACGCCGTCTGGCTCGATAACCGGCGGGAAACTAATCACGATTTCCGGGGCCAACCTGGGCAACGCCACGGTCGTCGACTTCGGGACCACCCCGGCCACCATCGTGAGCGACACCGCTACCCAGATCGTCGTCACCACTCCGGCCGAGACCGCGGGCACGGTCGACGTGACGGTGACAACCCCGGGCGGCACGACGCCCTCGGATGGCGTCCAGTTCACGTACCTTGACGTGCCAACCGTCACGGCGGTCAGCCCGACGAGCGGCTCACCGACTGGGGGAACGACCGTCACCATCACCGGGACCAACTTGTCCGATCCCATCGCCACCGTCGTCTTCGGCGGTTCGGCGGCCACCATCGTGAGCGACACCGCCACCCAGGTCGTTGTCACCAGTCCGGCGCACCCGGCCGGCACGGTCGACGTGACGGTCACGACGCCCGGCGGCACGTCCGCCACGTCGGCCGCCGACCACTTTACCTACGTCTCGGCGGTATCCCTCACCGGCTACTCGCAGTTCGCCGTCGGGGCGGACGCGGGGGGGACCGGGACCGTTACCGTGTACAACCCCGACCAGTCGGTCGCGTACACCGCGACCCCGTTCGGAACCTCCTATACGGCCGGCGTCCGGGTCGCCGTCGCCGACCTGAACAACGACGGGGCCCCCGAACTGATCGCCGGGACCGGGCCGGGGGTCGAGAACCAGGTCGTCATTTTGGACGGCAAGACCCACCAGCCGCTCGTCTCGTTCGTCCCGTTCGAGGCGACGTTTACCGGCGGCGTGTTCGTCACCACCGGGGACGTGAACGGGGACGGCGTCCCCGATCTCATCGTCACCCCGGACCAGTCCGGCGGGCCGATCGTGGCCGTCTACGACGGGGCCGCCCTCGGTAAGGGTCAGGTCGTCCAGGTCGCCCGGTTCTTCGGCATCAACGACCCGAGCTTCCGGGGCGGGGACCGGGCCGCCCTGGGCGACATCAACGGGGACGGGGTGGCCGACCTGATCGTGTCGGCCGGGTTCGGGGGCGGCCCGCGGGTCGCCATCTACAACGGCGCGACGATCGCGTCCGGCGCCCCGACCGAACTCATGCCGGACTTCTTCGCGTTCGAGAGTACCCTGCGGAACGGGGTGTACGTGACGGCGGGCGATCTCACAGGCAAGGGGTACGCGGACCTGATCTTCGGGGCGGGTCCGGGCGGCGGTCCACGGGTCCGGGCCGTCGACCCTGCGGTCCTGCTGGCGGCCGGCAGCTTCTCGACGCTTGACGACGCGGCCGTGTCCACCGCCGGGGTGGCCGACTTCTTCGCGGGCGACCCGACCAGCCGGGGCGGGGTACGGGTGGCCGTCGCGGATCTAGACGGGAGCAACCAGGCGAGTCTGGTGGTCGGATCTGGGGCGGGCGTGGCGGCCGCGGTCACCACGTACACGGGCAAAGCGATCCTGGCCAACCCCGCGTCCCCGACCGCCGATTTCGACCTTGATCCCTTGCCAGGATTCAGCGGGGGCGTGTTCGTCGGGTAG
- a CDS encoding class I SAM-dependent methyltransferase: protein MKHLLDLFPVAAGRVTPPVLIALGSPWPVTQLVGALGGVETVCFQMDVYVAARLREKLAQEGLTAEVVTGPDLWDLPARFRTVLFPAAAHADRELKLDMVEQGFHVLEEGGMFISLSEYEKDTLFAKWHKKVFGKCGESPKSKNGMAFWSAKQGDQPRRRHEITFHAKINDGASMSFASWPGTFGYGRMDSGSRAMLEVVQLQPGAHILDLGCGNGTVGCLASPGAGPEGHVTFIDSNARATALSELNAKANCVSNYKVITSATLQGLEPVGYDAVLANPPYYANSEVARMFISSSRDLLKTGGKFYLVSKMPVQTIPEVVETYGDVEAIENRGYTVLIAQG from the coding sequence ATGAAACACCTTCTCGATCTCTTTCCCGTCGCCGCCGGCCGGGTTACGCCGCCGGTCCTGATCGCGCTCGGGTCGCCGTGGCCTGTTACCCAACTGGTCGGCGCCCTGGGCGGCGTGGAGACCGTCTGCTTTCAGATGGACGTGTACGTCGCCGCCCGGCTGCGGGAGAAACTGGCCCAGGAGGGGCTGACCGCCGAAGTCGTGACCGGGCCGGACCTCTGGGACCTACCCGCCCGGTTTCGCACGGTCCTGTTCCCCGCCGCCGCCCACGCCGACCGGGAACTCAAGCTCGACATGGTCGAGCAGGGCTTCCACGTCCTCGAAGAGGGCGGGATGTTCATCTCGCTCTCGGAGTACGAGAAGGACACGCTGTTCGCGAAGTGGCACAAGAAGGTGTTCGGCAAGTGCGGCGAGTCGCCGAAGAGCAAGAACGGGATGGCGTTTTGGAGCGCCAAGCAGGGCGACCAGCCGCGCCGCCGGCACGAGATCACGTTCCACGCCAAGATCAACGACGGCGCCTCGATGAGCTTCGCGAGCTGGCCCGGCACGTTCGGCTACGGGCGCATGGACAGCGGGTCGCGGGCCATGCTCGAAGTCGTCCAACTTCAGCCCGGCGCCCACATCCTCGACCTGGGTTGCGGGAACGGGACGGTCGGTTGCCTCGCGAGCCCGGGGGCCGGCCCCGAGGGCCACGTCACCTTCATCGACAGTAACGCCCGCGCGACGGCGCTGAGCGAGCTGAACGCGAAGGCCAACTGCGTCTCGAACTACAAGGTCATCACCAGCGCGACACTCCAGGGCCTGGAGCCCGTCGGCTACGACGCGGTCCTCGCGAACCCGCCGTACTACGCGAACTCGGAAGTCGCGCGGATGTTCATTTCCAGCTCCCGCGACCTGCTCAAGACCGGCGGGAAGTTTTATCTGGTCAGCAAGATGCCGGTCCAGACGATCCCCGAAGTGGTTGAAACCTACGGCGACGTGGAAGCGATCGAGAACCGGGGGTACACGGTGCTGATCGCCCAAGGGTAA
- a CDS encoding SMP-30/gluconolactonase/LRE family protein: protein MPKDAKVEEIAAGFKWSEGPVWVETGGHLLFSDIPNNMIYKWSEKDGLKEFLKPSGYTGKDKFEGAEPGSNGLAIDKNGALILCQHGDRRVARLGKDGHFETLADKYMGKRLNSPNDLVYHPSGDLYFTDPPYGLPGIMKDPHKELDFQGVYRLKPNGELTLLTKEMSFPNGIGLSPDGKTLYVANSDPNAAIWKAFPVKDDGTLGAGKVIHDSTDLVKAGKPGLPDGLKVDAKGNIFATGPGGVFVFTPDGKWVGTILTNDKTANCAFGDDGSSLYITANDRLVRVKTATKGIGF from the coding sequence GTGCCCAAGGACGCCAAGGTCGAGGAAATCGCGGCCGGGTTTAAATGGTCCGAGGGGCCGGTCTGGGTCGAGACCGGCGGGCACCTCCTCTTCTCGGACATCCCGAACAACATGATCTACAAGTGGTCCGAAAAGGACGGCTTGAAGGAGTTCCTGAAACCGAGCGGGTACACCGGGAAGGACAAGTTCGAGGGGGCCGAGCCCGGGTCGAACGGGCTGGCGATCGACAAGAACGGGGCCCTGATCCTCTGCCAGCACGGCGACCGGCGGGTCGCCCGGCTCGGCAAGGACGGCCACTTCGAGACGCTCGCGGACAAGTACATGGGCAAGCGGCTGAACAGCCCGAACGACCTCGTGTACCACCCGAGCGGCGACCTCTACTTCACCGACCCGCCCTACGGCCTGCCCGGGATCATGAAAGACCCGCACAAGGAACTCGACTTCCAGGGCGTCTACCGGCTCAAGCCGAACGGGGAGTTGACGCTCCTGACCAAGGAAATGAGCTTCCCGAACGGCATCGGCCTGTCGCCGGACGGGAAAACCCTCTACGTCGCGAACTCGGACCCGAACGCGGCGATCTGGAAGGCGTTTCCCGTGAAGGACGACGGCACCCTCGGGGCCGGCAAGGTGATCCACGACTCGACCGACCTCGTCAAGGCCGGCAAGCCCGGGCTGCCGGACGGCCTCAAGGTCGACGCCAAGGGCAACATCTTCGCGACCGGCCCCGGCGGGGTGTTCGTGTTCACCCCGGACGGTAAGTGGGTCGGGACGATCCTCACCAACGACAAGACCGCGAACTGCGCGTTCGGCGACGACGGCAGCTCGCTGTACATCACCGCGAACGACCGCCTGGTGCGGGTGAAGACCGCGACCAAGGGGATCGGGTTTTAA
- a CDS encoding HEAT repeat domain-containing protein, which produces MSTRTVLPLAVSIVVLAIAASLRWAAPSGTRDQVSKSTAKSEKSQAEVTSEERMTLLRSLIKGHKNTTTRETIPIIERWMKEDPDYLVRYKAIELRGLIALEHENKVCPLCVALALFDKDVNVLEAVVSVTGLMKEFSPEVIATVLAAAKTEGTERRFNVLMVVGLIADRSEEARNVISNARSDTDFRIRYNANGTWFRVTGDLDGLIRHCLRIQAEFSNLPLAQSGSTDGEQLYLKQVMLFGVQRKLQQQGEEETDKVASAILECSASESPLLRRGTAIFIGFLADAALKARGKTGKSKESNQPADNYFSNEPLDSSKLLARLSELGIEGALLKLERSDSDAEVREAARDSLKKWSALKMQTPKK; this is translated from the coding sequence ATGTCGACGCGCACGGTCTTACCGCTCGCAGTTTCAATCGTGGTGCTCGCGATCGCCGCCTCATTACGGTGGGCCGCCCCGTCGGGGACACGAGACCAAGTTTCCAAATCCACGGCGAAGTCGGAAAAGTCGCAAGCGGAAGTAACGTCGGAAGAAAGAATGACCCTGCTTCGTTCTTTGATAAAAGGCCACAAGAACACGACCACACGCGAAACGATTCCCATCATCGAACGGTGGATGAAAGAGGACCCCGATTATCTCGTCCGCTACAAGGCAATCGAACTCCGCGGGCTGATTGCCCTCGAACACGAGAACAAAGTTTGCCCGCTGTGCGTCGCTCTAGCATTGTTCGACAAAGACGTAAATGTCCTTGAGGCCGTCGTGAGCGTGACCGGGCTCATGAAAGAATTTTCCCCCGAAGTCATAGCCACGGTACTCGCCGCCGCGAAAACCGAGGGAACAGAGCGGCGATTCAACGTGTTGATGGTGGTAGGACTAATAGCAGACCGAAGCGAAGAAGCTCGGAATGTGATTTCCAATGCCAGATCCGACACGGATTTCCGCATTCGTTACAACGCCAACGGCACTTGGTTCCGAGTCACCGGTGACCTGGACGGCCTTATACGGCACTGCCTTCGGATTCAAGCAGAATTTAGCAATCTACCGCTGGCGCAATCGGGCAGCACCGATGGAGAACAATTATATTTGAAGCAAGTGATGCTATTTGGGGTGCAACGGAAGCTACAGCAACAGGGCGAGGAAGAAACCGACAAAGTGGCCAGCGCAATCCTCGAATGTTCGGCCAGCGAATCGCCGCTGCTGCGTCGGGGGACCGCAATCTTTATCGGGTTCTTAGCAGATGCTGCGTTGAAGGCTCGCGGCAAGACAGGTAAGTCCAAGGAGAGTAACCAGCCAGCGGACAACTACTTTAGTAATGAGCCCCTCGATTCGTCCAAACTCCTCGCGCGGTTGTCAGAATTGGGAATCGAAGGGGCATTGCTTAAGCTGGAACGCAGCGACAGTGACGCGGAGGTACGCGAGGCCGCGAGGGACTCACTCAAGAAATGGTCCGCCCTGAAAATGCAAACGCCAAAGAAGTGA
- a CDS encoding Gfo/Idh/MocA family protein has translation MPSHPISRRKFLAASALAASAAPFVRARAAGEPTDKVRVAVIGVSGQGAYSLGGVAKEDVVALCDVDESRATAARKQFPSAKFFTDYRKMFDGIAAGIDAVAVCTPDHTHAHAALAAIRRGKHVYCEKPLARTVQEVRLVTAAAAEHKVVTQMGTQIHAGENYRRVVEIVKSGLLGEIKRVHVWCHRRPNAGKKLPAPTPGVTFDTDVWLGPTPQEFFYANHPTWPHFHWRWWWGFGGGTLEDMGCHFMDLAHWALDLTSPTLVKATGSPIPGAENTVPEKLQVEYQYPARGSKPAVHLTWYHGETGPALDGKTTYKGFPDGVLFEGEKGQLVANYSQLQIMPDAFAKDFKAPEHSIPNSVGHHREWLDAIRGHGRPLCQFAYAGPLTESVLLGNASYQSGKELAWDAARGVVTNTKDANAYLECHARKGWELV, from the coding sequence GTGCCGTCCCACCCGATTTCCCGCCGCAAGTTCCTGGCCGCGTCCGCCCTGGCCGCGTCGGCCGCCCCGTTCGTTCGCGCCCGCGCGGCGGGTGAGCCGACCGACAAGGTCCGCGTCGCCGTCATCGGGGTGAGTGGGCAAGGGGCTTACAGTCTGGGCGGCGTCGCGAAGGAAGACGTCGTCGCGCTGTGCGACGTGGACGAGTCCCGGGCGACGGCCGCCCGCAAGCAGTTCCCGTCCGCCAAGTTCTTTACCGACTACCGCAAGATGTTCGACGGCATTGCCGCCGGGATCGATGCCGTCGCGGTCTGCACGCCGGACCACACGCACGCGCACGCCGCCTTGGCCGCGATCCGCCGGGGTAAGCACGTCTACTGCGAGAAGCCGCTCGCCCGGACCGTCCAGGAAGTTCGCCTCGTGACGGCTGCCGCCGCCGAACACAAGGTCGTCACCCAGATGGGCACGCAGATCCACGCGGGCGAGAACTACCGCCGGGTGGTCGAAATCGTGAAAAGCGGGCTGCTCGGCGAGATCAAGCGGGTCCACGTCTGGTGCCACCGGCGGCCCAATGCGGGGAAGAAACTCCCAGCCCCGACGCCGGGCGTGACGTTCGACACGGACGTCTGGCTCGGCCCGACGCCGCAGGAGTTCTTCTACGCCAACCACCCGACCTGGCCGCACTTCCACTGGCGGTGGTGGTGGGGCTTCGGCGGCGGCACGCTGGAAGACATGGGCTGCCACTTCATGGATCTCGCCCACTGGGCGCTCGACCTCACCTCGCCGACGCTGGTCAAGGCGACCGGGAGCCCGATCCCGGGCGCCGAGAACACCGTCCCGGAAAAGCTCCAAGTCGAATACCAGTACCCGGCGCGGGGCAGCAAGCCGGCCGTTCACCTGACCTGGTACCACGGCGAAACAGGCCCGGCCCTGGACGGGAAAACGACCTACAAGGGCTTCCCGGACGGCGTGCTGTTCGAGGGCGAGAAGGGGCAACTCGTCGCCAACTACAGTCAGCTCCAGATCATGCCGGACGCGTTCGCCAAAGACTTCAAGGCGCCGGAACACTCGATCCCGAACTCGGTCGGCCACCACCGCGAGTGGCTCGACGCGATCCGCGGCCACGGCCGCCCGCTCTGCCAGTTCGCGTACGCCGGCCCGCTGACCGAGTCCGTCCTGCTCGGGAACGCGTCGTACCAGAGCGGCAAGGAACTCGCGTGGGACGCCGCCCGCGGGGTCGTCACGAACACCAAGGACGCGAACGCGTACCTGGAGTGCCACGCCCGCAAGGGATGGGAACTGGTGTGA
- a CDS encoding AAA family ATPase, with translation MTAALLWFFKSKSGGQAPHSKFAQLGKTERHFPQQCLFGGVGEQVPSLGFGPPCVRVSPCVAQYPHAMPETLLSPRQTGRADFPPTASLNSLVTRHALVVNCESVAPSRAGIPAFEGGHRTTRPPGHSRVVDCGVSGDSSAGSLFLLFYMTLFISPDTPAFFAIDNIDSSRTPKLCIALIRQIITLAKEYDKQVILTTHNPAVLDGLDLHDDEQRLIVVERNKSGHTRVHRVEPPKQIAGQSPVSVSESFMRGYSGGLPKNF, from the coding sequence TTGACCGCCGCTTTGCTTTGGTTTTTTAAAAGCAAAAGCGGCGGTCAAGCGCCGCACTCCAAATTTGCGCAATTGGGTAAAACTGAGCGTCACTTCCCGCAACAATGTCTTTTTGGTGGAGTAGGAGAGCAGGTGCCGAGTTTAGGCTTCGGCCCACCGTGCGTCAGGGTTTCCCCGTGCGTGGCTCAATATCCGCATGCCATGCCCGAAACCCTGCTCTCCCCTCGTCAAACCGGACGGGCGGATTTCCCGCCTACGGCTTCCCTGAACTCGCTCGTCACAAGGCATGCGCTGGTCGTCAACTGTGAGTCGGTCGCACCGTCAAGGGCTGGAATCCCAGCCTTCGAAGGTGGGCATAGAACGACTCGTCCTCCGGGACACAGTAGGGTCGTTGACTGCGGCGTCTCAGGTGATTCATCAGCCGGTTCCCTCTTCCTCCTCTTCTACATGACGCTTTTCATCAGTCCCGACACGCCGGCCTTCTTCGCGATCGATAACATCGACAGTTCACGGACCCCCAAGTTGTGCATCGCATTGATTCGGCAAATCATCACGCTTGCGAAGGAATACGACAAACAAGTGATACTCACGACCCACAACCCGGCGGTTCTCGACGGACTTGACCTCCACGACGACGAACAGCGGCTCATTGTCGTGGAACGGAACAAGTCGGGCCATACTCGCGTCCATCGAGTTGAGCCACCGAAACAAATCGCAGGGCAGTCGCCCGTGAGCGTGTCCGAGTCCTTCATGCGCGGCTACAGCGGCGGTCTACCGAAGAACTTCTAA